The proteins below come from a single Aegilops tauschii subsp. strangulata cultivar AL8/78 chromosome 6, Aet v6.0, whole genome shotgun sequence genomic window:
- the LOC109766942 gene encoding serine carboxypeptidase-like 50 — protein MQLSVFRVQLLVLLGVAVVSASADAAFPRAALPTSSGYLPVDPSTDASLFFAFYEASASLTAPADTPLLLWLEGGPGCPGLLSNFLQLGPYSLSCRPGNGASISRNPFARNRCFGLLFLDSPLGTGFNAAPSTTDIPRSQPAIAEHVLAALESFDASPAHFRARPFFLAGDSYAGKYVPAAGSRILAAKLLFRPLLADRTTHSS, from the coding sequence ATGCAGCTCTCTGTATTTCGGGTGCAGCTACTGGTTCTTCTCGGCGTTGCCGTTGTCTCGGCCTCGGCTGATGCGGCGTTTCCAAGAGCGGCGCTCCCGACAAGCTCCGGCTACCTCCCCGTCGACCCGTCCACCGACGCCTCGCTCTTCTTCGCCTTCTACGAGGCCAGTGCCTCGCTCACCGCGCCGGCCGACACGCCGCTGCTCCTCTGGCTTGAGGGTGGCCCCGGCTGCCCCGGCCTGCTCAGCAACTTCCTCCAGCTCGGTCCCTATTCTCTCAGCTGCCGCCCCGGCAATGGCGCATCCATTTCCCGCAACCCCTTCGCTAGGAACCGCTGCTTCGGGCTGCTCTTCCTCGACAGCCCGCTCGGCACCGGCTTCAACGCCGCGCCGTCCACCACAGACATCCCGCGGAGCCAGCCCGCCATCGCCGAGCACGTCCTTGCCGCGCTCGAGTCCTTCGACGCCAGCCCGGCTCACTTCCGCGCGCGgcccttcttcctcgctggtgATAGCTATGCCGGCAAGTACGTCCCCGCGGCAGGGTCGCGCATCCTCGCCGCGAAACTGTTGTTCCGCCCGCTGCTCGCCGACCGGACGACGCACTCCTCGTAG